The following proteins come from a genomic window of Diorhabda carinulata isolate Delta chromosome X, icDioCari1.1, whole genome shotgun sequence:
- the LOC130901504 gene encoding protein arginine methyltransferase NDUFAF7, mitochondrial isoform X2 has protein sequence MKEVLTNPTVGYYMQKDMFGETGDFITSPEVSQMFGEMIAVWLLNEWQKMGSPKPLQLIELGPGRGTLASDILKVFNHFKVLQKTSLQLVEVSPTLSEIQAKKLCNQSTLIGEKVPVYRTGITKEGIPINWYKQLSDVPRCFSLLIAHEFFDALPIHKFHKTYSGYKEVLIDIDPSYELNNENLEPKFRYVLSRHETPIQKKLISPHEKRDHVEISPDSMIIQRDICERLKYSGGLALICDYGHYGSGTDTFRAFKKHKQVDPLIQPGSADLTADVDFSSIRQVADEVKGILTLGPVNQRDFLLKTGLELRFKALKENLTSSRELYNLNKCYSILIDADKMGERFKFMALFPETMKKILDRFPVVGFS, from the exons ATGAAGGAAGTTCTCACTAATCCTACAGTTGGTTACTACATGCAGAAAGACATGTTTGGAGAAACTGGAGATTTTATAACATCTCCTGAAGTTTCTCAGATGTTTGGTGAAATGATAGCAGTATGGTTACTGAACGAGTGGCAAAAAATGGGATCTCCCAAACCCCTTCAACTTATAGAACTTGGTCCAGGCAGAGGAACTTTAGCTAGTGACATTTTAAAAGTGTTCAACCATTTTAAAGTTCTTCAAAAAACAAGTTTGCAATTAGTTGAAGTAAGTCCAACATTAAGTGAAATACAAGCAAAAAAGCTTTGTAATCAAAGTACACTTATAGGCGAAAAAGTTCCAGTATACAGAACAG gtATAACAAAGGAAGGTATTCCTATAAACTGGTACAAGCAATTGAGTGATGTACCGAGATGTTTTAGTCTACTAATTGCCCACGAGTTTTTTGATGCTTTACCTATTCACAAATTTCACAAAACATACAGTGGGTACAAAGAAGTGCTCATAGATATTGATCCAAGTTATGAGCTGAATAATGAGAATCTTGAACCAAAATTTAG gTACGTTCTTTCACGTCATGAAACTCCTATACAGAAGAAACTGATTAGTCCCCACGAAAAAAGAGACCATGTGGAAATATCGCCCGATTCTATGATCATCCAAAGAGATATATGTGAGAGATTGAAGTATTCTG gTGGTTTGGCATTGATTTGTGATTACGGTCATTACGGATCTGGTACTGATACGTTTCGagcttttaaaaaacataaacaagTTGATCCTTTGATTCAACCAGGCTCGGCTGATCTGACAGCAGATGTAGATTTCAGTTCTATTAGACAA GTAGCAGATGAAGTAAAAGGAATTTTAACATTGGGTCCAGTGAATCAAAGAGATTTCCTCCTCAAAACAGGTTTAGAGTTACGATTTAAGGCTCTGAAAGAGAATCTCACCAGTTCCAGGGAGTTATACAACTTAAATAAATGTTATAGCATCCTCATAGATGCGGACAAGATGGGAGAACGGTTCAAATTTATGGCACTTTTTCCTGAAACcatgaagaaaattttagacAGATTTCCGGTTGTTGGGTTTTCTTAA
- the LOC130901504 gene encoding protein arginine methyltransferase NDUFAF7, mitochondrial isoform X1 has translation MNFSYLLQTKSTLRYLNVYRSYYSVKKKLIKDENYLPRQIYQKIKVKGPITIADYMKEVLTNPTVGYYMQKDMFGETGDFITSPEVSQMFGEMIAVWLLNEWQKMGSPKPLQLIELGPGRGTLASDILKVFNHFKVLQKTSLQLVEVSPTLSEIQAKKLCNQSTLIGEKVPVYRTGITKEGIPINWYKQLSDVPRCFSLLIAHEFFDALPIHKFHKTYSGYKEVLIDIDPSYELNNENLEPKFRYVLSRHETPIQKKLISPHEKRDHVEISPDSMIIQRDICERLKYSGGLALICDYGHYGSGTDTFRAFKKHKQVDPLIQPGSADLTADVDFSSIRQVADEVKGILTLGPVNQRDFLLKTGLELRFKALKENLTSSRELYNLNKCYSILIDADKMGERFKFMALFPETMKKILDRFPVVGFS, from the exons atgaaTTTTAGCTACTTGTTACAAACAAAATCCACCCTTCGTTATTTAAACGTATACAGAAGTTATTattcagttaaaaaaaaacttataaaagatgaaaattatttacctcgacaaatatatcaaaaaatcaaagtCAAAGGACCTATCACTATAGCCGATTATATGAAGGAAGTTCTCACTAATCCTACAGTTGGTTACTACATGCAGAAAGACATGTTTGGAGAAACTGGAGATTTTATAACATCTCCTGAAGTTTCTCAGATGTTTGGTGAAATGATAGCAGTATGGTTACTGAACGAGTGGCAAAAAATGGGATCTCCCAAACCCCTTCAACTTATAGAACTTGGTCCAGGCAGAGGAACTTTAGCTAGTGACATTTTAAAAGTGTTCAACCATTTTAAAGTTCTTCAAAAAACAAGTTTGCAATTAGTTGAAGTAAGTCCAACATTAAGTGAAATACAAGCAAAAAAGCTTTGTAATCAAAGTACACTTATAGGCGAAAAAGTTCCAGTATACAGAACAG gtATAACAAAGGAAGGTATTCCTATAAACTGGTACAAGCAATTGAGTGATGTACCGAGATGTTTTAGTCTACTAATTGCCCACGAGTTTTTTGATGCTTTACCTATTCACAAATTTCACAAAACATACAGTGGGTACAAAGAAGTGCTCATAGATATTGATCCAAGTTATGAGCTGAATAATGAGAATCTTGAACCAAAATTTAG gTACGTTCTTTCACGTCATGAAACTCCTATACAGAAGAAACTGATTAGTCCCCACGAAAAAAGAGACCATGTGGAAATATCGCCCGATTCTATGATCATCCAAAGAGATATATGTGAGAGATTGAAGTATTCTG gTGGTTTGGCATTGATTTGTGATTACGGTCATTACGGATCTGGTACTGATACGTTTCGagcttttaaaaaacataaacaagTTGATCCTTTGATTCAACCAGGCTCGGCTGATCTGACAGCAGATGTAGATTTCAGTTCTATTAGACAA GTAGCAGATGAAGTAAAAGGAATTTTAACATTGGGTCCAGTGAATCAAAGAGATTTCCTCCTCAAAACAGGTTTAGAGTTACGATTTAAGGCTCTGAAAGAGAATCTCACCAGTTCCAGGGAGTTATACAACTTAAATAAATGTTATAGCATCCTCATAGATGCGGACAAGATGGGAGAACGGTTCAAATTTATGGCACTTTTTCCTGAAACcatgaagaaaattttagacAGATTTCCGGTTGTTGGGTTTTCTTAA
- the LOC130901152 gene encoding transmembrane protein 145-like, producing MFKLIFVIFFCILIKIDCKYIEGVLKTSENWAFLTRFCFLSEEGQFEYQIDFNEDQGDPNLLLYYDTESQWPAVYKTNKTCEEKERVLNIRQNQIINLTARFSSYKDMSGCVFLEKPITVPTYNLIVPTLKPVNQTLKEKVTTKSAVTNEYSTEWSTIPSTSSEYTTYFDDNEMSTTAYEETFSSTDGISTTEITSTISIKPAKQSRLTKRYAPMTFYNDQLMRKGRTVMCHNARRFRSSRERWWFIAISNCDGRKGIDIRYRILMTNGPPGDYWHEHFSADEFYILPVLMAFTTAYCFLLLGIVVCSLELKSRQLLHTTYKIFVFSVTIQLFGILFVSSCYLKLAISGFMVTKIRRFGQILMGISEISFLLLLLLLAKGYTVTRGRLPVRGTVKLTVFMCMYTVTYAALFIYESQVFDPGEVLYLYESPAGYGLIILRVAAWCMFIYSTIFTLKRFPEKGNFYYPFNVFGTVWFVAGPAFIISANTYIDKWVRESVVFAILLFISFGGHLMFLILTMPSVANKNFPYHVRTTQIGIMELTGRTGTSTMEQFGHHIYEPTATLREQTVIIPLTRRTEEIFENMYQQTNRRTLTDLPDTEPLHENERDKTIDNVLSWSLAKNLDLHKKDRLDHNSDSATASAHSRSDISNVLSRNSSFRDLSNSKNITPHYEGYIREVPIELFTVSKMIVTTNSVPKPTAPPLPE from the exons ATGTTTaagttaatttttgttatatttttttgtattctgaTTAAAATTGATTGTAAATATATAGAGGGTGTTTTAAAAACTAGCGAG aATTGGGCATTTTTAActagattttgttttttatcggaAGAAGgtcaatttgaatatcaaaTCGACTTCAATGAAGATCAGGGAGATCCTAATCTTTTACTTTACTACGATACCGAGTCGCAATGGCCAGCGGtctataaaacaaataaa ACTTGTGAAGAAAAAGAGAGAGTTCTAAATATACgacaaaatcaaataataaatctgACTGCGCGTTTTTCATCTTACAAAGATATGTCGGGCTGCGTCTTTCTAGAAAAACCCATTACAGTGCCCACGTATAATTTAATCGTTCCAACGTTGAAGCCTGTAAATCAGACATTAAAAGAAAAAg TAACTACCAAATCTGCCGTTACAAACGAATACAGTACCGAATGGTCTACCATTCCATCGACTTCTTCAGAATATACTACTTATTTTGATGACAATGAAATGTCCACTACTGCTTATGAAGAAACGTTTTCAAGTACAGATGGAATTTCAACGACTGAA ATAACGTCCACGATTAGTATTAAACCTGCGAAGCAATCGCGTTTGACAAAAAGATACGCTCCTATGACGTTTTATAACGATCAGCTCATGCGCAAAGGACGAACTGTGATGTGTCACAACGCAAGAAGATTCAGAAGTTCTAGAGAAAGATGGTGGTTTATTGCTATAAGCAATTGCGATGGAAGAAAG GGAATTGATATTCGATATCGTATATTGATGACAAACGGTCCGCCCGGAGATTATTGGCACGAACATTTTTCTGCAGACGAATTTT ATATTTTGCCAGTTTTAATGGCGTTTACAACAGCGTATTGCTTTCTTCTTCTAGGAATAGTAGTTTGTAGTTTAGAATTAAAATCTAGGCAATTATTACACACCACAtacaaaattttcgtattttctgtAACTATACAGTTATTTGGGATACTTTTCGTTAGTAGTTGTTATCTAAAACTGGCTATATCCGGTTTTATGGTTACCAAAATAAGACGATTCG gTCAAATTTTAATGGGAATATcggaaattagttttttattgctCCTGTTACTTCTAGCTAAAGGTTATACAGTTACTAGAGGACGGTTACCTGTACGTGGTACAGTAAAGTTAACAGTATTCATGTGTATGTACACTGTTACTTACGCCGCTTTATTTATATACGAATCACAG gtTTTCGATCCAGGTGAAGTATTATATCTTTACGAATCACCTGCGGGTTACGGTTTGATTATACTAAGAGTGGCTGCTTGGTGTATGTTCATTTATTCCACTATTTTCACACTTAAGCGTTTTCCTGAAAAG ggaaatttttattatccGTTCAACGTTTTTGGAACGGTCTGGTTTGTAGCAGGACCGGCTTTCATCATATCAGCAAATACGTACATTGACAAATGGGTACGAGAATCGGTGGTATTTGCAATACTTCTTTTCATATCATTCGGAGGGCACTTGAtgtttttg ATTCTAACAATGCCCTCTGTAGCAAATAAGAATTTTCCTTATCACGTACGTACTACTCAAATCGGCATCATGGAACTGACGGGTCGGACCGGTACTAGTACCATGGAACAATTCGGTCATCACATTTACGAACCCACGGCAACTTTGCGCGAACAGACCGTAATTATACCGTTGACGCGTAGAACGgaagaaattttcgaaaacatGTACCAACAAACAAATCGAAGGACTTTAACTGATCTTCCGGACACCGAGCCACTTCATGAAAATGAAAGGGACAAAACGATAGATAACGTTTTGAGTTGGTCTTTGgctaaaaatttggatttgcATAAAAAAGATCGATTAGACCACAATAGTGATAGTGCTACAG cTTCAGCCCATTCACGAAGCGACATCAGTAACGTTCTAAGTAGAAATTCGTCGTTTAGAGACTTGtctaattctaaaaatatcacTCCCCATTACGAAGGATATATACGAGAAGTTCCTATAGAATTGTTCACGGTCAGTAAGATGATAGTAACGACGAATAGTGTACCGAAGCCTACAGCTCCCCCGCTGCCagaataa
- the LOC130900770 gene encoding serine/threonine-protein kinase Tao encodes MAPVPRPGSLRDPEIADLFFKHDPEKIFEDLREIGHGSFGAVYYARCLLTREIVAVKKMSYLGKQSLEKWQDILKEIKFLKQLNHPNTIEYKGCYLRDNTAWLVMEYCLGSASDIIEVHKRPLKEDEISAICDGVLHGLGYLHELGRIHRDVKAGNILLTENGTVKLADFGSASVKCPANSFVGTPYWMAPEVILAMDEGQYDGKVDVWSLGITCIELAERKPPYFNMNAMSALYHIAQNESPTLSSSEWSDVFKHFVEACLQKLPVQRPTSSRLLSHQFVTRSRSPNVLIDLIQRTKAAVRDLDNLNYRKMKKILMVDNCETESTIDVDDTPDEHTGGDSSKSNSVTSEQSVHSVGVSASSQSSSTNSLPAGGEDGTARRHRQINHPVAVVVSDHGTNNFATIRTTSIVTKQQKEHMQEEMHEQMSGYKRMRREHQSALLKLEDKCKMEMDAHKNQLDKEYESLLQNFSKELERLQIKHQQELERKHKQNGASEKKLIKDISGRQDMDRKAFDANRKKEYKANKERWKRELSQDDSTPKRQRDATLQTHKDNLKLVDAQEEQRLLRCQKEYLELELRKFRRKKLMSYHQLEQELLRQELNKRQHQLEQAHSMLLRHHEKTQELEYRQQKAVHALREEQVKNQHDTELANQEEYMKRAEREMRKKHALELKQQPKSLKQKEMMVRKQFRETCKVQTKQYKALKAQILLSTPKENQKAVIKKLKEEQRRKLALLGDQYEQSIAEMLQKQCIKLDESQELQCQQLKERLRYEWEILIAYQSKNKMQAQAQRDREKNELQERVAVRKSLLEQKMTAENQRFIEERGERIRILHERQERELEDFDEESVRLGFSALMIAEMSLASLALNDMSRDSYDVDDASLSGSMLSLAHSNSSTSFPPSSV; translated from the exons ATGGCACCCGTGCCTCGCCCGGGTAGCCTGCGCGATCCCGAGATCGCCGATCTCTTTTTTAAACATGATCCAGAAAAGATATTTGAAGATCTCAGAGAAATCGGACACGGCAGTTTTGGAGCAGTTTATTATGCAAGATGTCTCCTTACAAGAGAAATTGTGGCTGTCAAGAAGATGTCGTATCTTGGAAAACAGAGTTTAGAGAAATGGCAGGATATCTTGAAGGAGATAAA GTTTTTAAAGCAATTGAATCATCCTAACACTATAGAATATAAAGGATGTTACTTGAGAGACAATACAGCTTGGCTGGTGATGGAATATTGTTTAGGTTCTGCTTCTGATATTATTGAGGTACATAAGAGGCCTCTAAAAGAAGATGAGATATCTGCTATTTGTGATGGGGTATTACATGGATTAGGTTATTTACATGAATTAGGAAGAATCCATcg TGACGTCAAAGCTGGCAATATACTATTAACTGAAAATGGTACTGTAAAATTAGCGGATTTTGGTAGTGCTTCAGTTAAATGTCCTGCTAATTCATTTGTGGGTACACCATATTGGATGGCACCTGAG gttATATTAGCTATGGACGAGGGTCAGTATGATGGTAAAGTAGATGTATGGTCTTTAGGAATTACGTGTATAGAATTAGCTGAAAGAAAACCAccatattttaatatgaatgCAATGTCTGCTTTATATCACATAGCTCAAAACGAATCCCCCACTTTATCTTCTTCAGAATGGTCGGATGTATTCAAACACTTTGTAGAAGCATGTTTACAG aaattaccAGTACAGCGTCCAACTTCATCTCGATTGTTGAGCCACCAGTTCGTTACTAGAAGTAGATCACCGAACGTCCTAATAGATTTAATTCAGCGTACTAAAGCAGCGGTTAGAGACTTGGATAATTTGAATTAtaggaaaatgaagaaaatactaATGGTAGATAATTGTGAAACAGAAAGTACTATAG aTGTTGATGATACTCCAGACGAACATACAGGCGGCGATAGTTCAAAAAGCAATTCAGTTACCTCCGAACAAAGTGTTCATTCAGTGGGAGTGTCGGCTAGTAGTCAATCGAGTAGTACAAACAGTTTACCAGCAGGTGGCGAGGACGGTACAGCCCGGAGACATCGACAAATTAATCATCCGGTGGCTGTAGTTGTTTCAGATCATGGTACCAATAATTTTGCTACCATAAGAACAACGAGCATAGTTACCAAACAACAGAAAGAGCATATGCAg gaGGAAATGCATGAACAAATGTCCGGCTACAAGAGAATGCGTAGGGAACATCAAAGTGCCTTGTTGAAATTGGAAGACAAGTGTAAAATGGAAATGGATGCACACAAAAATCAACTAGATAAAGAATACGAAAGTTTATTACAGAACTTTAGTAAGGAACTGGAAAGGCTGCAG ATAAAGCACCAACAAGAACTCGAGAGAAAGCACAAACAGAACGGCGCCAGcgaaaagaaattaattaaagacATAAGCGGTCGACAGGATATGGATCGAAAAGCTTTTGATGCCAATAGAAAGAAGGAGTATAAAGCAAACAAAGAAAGGTGGAAACGTGAATTATCACAAGATGATTCAACGCCGAAAAGACAAAGAGACGCTACTCTACA gaCTCAcaaagataatttgaaattggtaGATGCTCAAGAAGAACAACGTTTATTGCGTTGTCAGAAAGAGTACCTCGAATTGGAACTGCGTAAATTccgtagaaaaaaattgatgtccTATCATCAGTTAGAACAGGAATTGTTGAGGCAGGAGTTGAATAAGCGTCAACATCAATTGGAACAAGCGCATTCGATGTTATTGAGACATCACGAAAAGACACAAGAATTGGAATATCGACAACAGAAAGCTGTCCATGCCCTAAGAGAAGAACAa GTTAAAAATCAACATGATACAGAATTAGCTAATCAGGAAGAATACATGAAAAGGGCTGAACgcgaaatgagaaaaaaacacgCCCTAGAACTAAAACAACAACCTAAATCTTTAAAA CAAAAAGAAATGATGGTGCGCAAACAATTTAGAGAGACGTGTAAGGTCCAAACAAAGCAATATAAAGCTCTAAAGGCTCAAATACTTTTGAGCACACCTAAAGAAAATCAAAAGGCGGTGATAAAGAAGTTGAAAGAGGAACAGAGGAGGAAATTAGCTCTATTGGGTGATCAATACGAGCAGAGTATCGCAGAAATGTTACAGAAACAATGTATCAAATTGGACGAAAGTCAAGAG ttgcaATGTCAACAATTGAAAGAGAGGCTCAGGTACGAATGGGAAATTTTGATAGCTTatcaaagtaaaaataaaatgcagGCCCAAGCGCAAAGGGATAGAGAAAAGAATGAATTACAAGAAAGGGTCGCGGTTAGGAAATCTCTCCTTGAACAAAAg atgacTGCTGAAAATCAGAGGTTTATCGAAGAGAGAGGTGAAAGGATAAGAATTCTCCACGAAAGACAAGAAAGGGAATTGGAAGATTTTGATGAAGAGTCTGTAAGACTGGGATTTAG tgCATTAATGATAGCTGAGATGTCGCTAGCATCTTTGGCATTAAATGACATGTCTCGTGACAGTTACGACGTTGACGACGCCAGTTTATCGGGTTCGATGCTCAGTTTGGCGCATTCAAACAGCTCTACCAGTTTTCCACCTAGTTCCGTTTAA